Proteins from one Gimesia maris genomic window:
- a CDS encoding polymorphic toxin-type HINT domain-containing protein yields MTNLFCKLLTFCCLLFTGFCFLKAGAGLVSDNSDLSLTEVEAAVPARITQQRLQTTPIQQMRPGMRVLGRNPDRWDTQSVVEPDLESWRLVSVRMEQQQPGQFVLGQLLRPLSWIRQNDALPGAVIQLEIPEMHVAGDAEVLSIADCPPIRRGPGSVVTGTFQHVSDEVISVFVEGEPEPIGTTSQHPFWSRDRNAFVPAGELRIGEELKTALGTSTRVTSIEIRAGPETVYGLEVAGEHVYSVTGSGLLVHNSGPCNLTARGYYDSGYIGIVNGSADEFSDTLHATFGTYDVLPISRLVSQADTVGGVGLSASTRTQGVFRTRVEFDTSSLTGGTGFRYEVFQRSDIDWSMIRTTGARKGRGLTNAEAAARHGIGPIFPDGSGVVNRNYKHESAR; encoded by the coding sequence ATGACTAACCTCTTCTGTAAACTGCTCACTTTTTGCTGCCTGCTGTTTACCGGGTTTTGTTTTCTGAAAGCGGGAGCGGGGCTGGTTTCTGACAATAGTGATCTCAGTCTGACCGAGGTGGAAGCGGCTGTACCTGCTCGCATCACCCAGCAGCGCTTGCAGACGACGCCGATTCAGCAGATGCGGCCCGGGATGCGGGTGCTGGGGCGGAATCCGGATCGGTGGGATACGCAGTCTGTAGTAGAACCGGATCTGGAATCCTGGCGGCTGGTCTCGGTGCGGATGGAACAGCAGCAGCCAGGGCAGTTCGTCCTGGGGCAACTGCTGCGTCCTTTAAGCTGGATCCGACAGAATGATGCTCTTCCCGGCGCGGTGATCCAGTTGGAAATCCCCGAGATGCATGTCGCGGGAGACGCGGAAGTGCTGTCGATTGCAGACTGTCCGCCGATCCGCCGGGGGCCGGGCTCAGTCGTCACTGGAACGTTCCAGCATGTCTCGGATGAAGTGATCAGCGTCTTTGTGGAAGGGGAACCGGAGCCGATCGGCACCACGTCGCAGCATCCGTTCTGGAGCAGAGACCGGAATGCCTTTGTTCCCGCAGGCGAGTTACGAATCGGCGAAGAATTAAAAACGGCGCTGGGCACCTCCACCCGCGTGACCTCCATCGAAATCCGCGCCGGACCGGAAACAGTCTACGGTCTGGAAGTCGCCGGCGAACACGTCTACAGCGTTACTGGTTCCGGTTTGCTGGTCCATAACTCAGGCCCCTGTAACCTGACTGCAAGAGGCTATTACGATTCGGGCTATATCGGCATCGTCAATGGTTCCGCTGATGAGTTCTCAGATACGCTCCACGCCACCTTCGGAACGTATGACGTGCTGCCAATCAGTCGGCTTGTCTCTCAGGCCGATACAGTTGGTGGGGTAGGATTAAGTGCCTCAACAAGAACGCAAGGTGTCTTCCGCACGAGGGTTGAGTTCGACACGTCATCTCTAACTGGTGGTACAGGTTTCCGTTACGAAGTATTTCAACGGAGCGACATTGATTGGTCGATGATTCGGACGACTGGTGCGAGAAAAGGTCGTGGACTTACGAATGCTGAGGCAGCGGCTCGACATGGGATAGGACCTATCTTTCCAGATGGAAGTGGCGTGGTCAACAGGAATTATAAACATGAGTCTGCCAGATAA
- a CDS encoding SMI1/KNR4 family protein: MSLPDKVVNALSDPAYHRQVDDIEVVLGQLDVTPSSEFTEFYRKYIGPFWSDSLGIELADIIDDECNIEALTVQCRSQYRFPERMLVLTQLSPGGTVHVLDTESDEVFVVDFEGGEDLLVKGELEPRWDTFSDFLQDYF, translated from the coding sequence ATGAGTCTGCCAGATAAAGTTGTGAATGCCTTGAGTGACCCAGCGTATCATCGTCAGGTTGACGATATTGAGGTCGTGTTGGGGCAACTGGACGTTACACCATCTAGTGAGTTCACGGAATTTTACAGAAAATACATTGGTCCGTTCTGGAGTGATTCTCTGGGAATTGAGCTTGCTGACATTATTGACGATGAATGCAATATCGAGGCTCTTACAGTACAATGTCGGTCACAGTATAGATTTCCCGAACGAATGCTTGTGCTGACGCAGCTTTCTCCTGGTGGGACCGTACATGTTCTGGACACTGAGTCGGACGAGGTATTCGTCGTCGATTTTGAGGGTGGCGAAGATTTGTTAGTAAAAGGTGAATTAGAACCTCGTTGGGATACTTTCAGCGACTTCCTTCAAGACTACTTCTAG
- a CDS encoding ankyrin repeat domain-containing protein, with protein MVDYSLNDLISAVSDLYDLNKTKEILGSGININTINAKGLTPLMFAVMPNDYGDHNDPRAILRMVLVLLSYGADISMVDSFGNKAKDYAAQLIDPKWKDEFGYSAVEYWDEEQMKSVEEIICLLDD; from the coding sequence ATGGTTGATTATTCTTTGAATGACCTGATCTCGGCAGTTAGTGATTTATATGACTTAAATAAAACAAAAGAAATTCTTGGATCAGGAATAAACATTAATACAATCAATGCAAAAGGACTTACACCTTTAATGTTTGCAGTTATGCCGAATGACTATGGAGACCACAATGACCCAAGAGCCATATTACGAATGGTTCTGGTTTTATTAAGTTATGGTGCAGATATAAGTATGGTTGACTCATTTGGTAATAAGGCAAAGGACTATGCAGCGCAATTAATTGATCCAAAATGGAAAGATGAATTTGGATATTCTGCCGTAGAGTATTGGGATGAAGAACAGATGAAATCTGTAGAAGAGATCATATGTCTGCTCGACGATTAG
- a CDS encoding polymorphic toxin-type HINT domain-containing protein, which yields MSDLTRKLAIFSCFLFTGFCFWKAGAGLIGDADAEILPSAHAAMSPSISPPRVVTTPIQQMRPGMRVVGRNPLRRETEATIDPTPESWRLVSVQMRKEDGTYFEAELLRPLSWIYRHRAQPGAVNMLNMPELHVVGAAEVISISACPPIDAGDGPVVISTFKNTADNVLNIYVEGEAEPIGVTAGHPIWSEDRQAFIHSDQLQPGERLRSAVGRTVRITSIEIRAGPEPVYNLEVAGEHVYSVTDSGLLVHNTVLCGAGLTQANLSSGSALPANHTLNSTERLLKTSEGRLGLLNSKGVQYLGHAGDHIPAQGANKAVVVAHSRSRPNKANTTVYRNRKHAVQDLRDALNGYSDEVSTLLPGQVLRLNTKTSTIRQG from the coding sequence ATGTCTGACCTCACTCGAAAACTAGCTATCTTCAGTTGTTTCCTGTTCACTGGTTTCTGTTTCTGGAAAGCGGGAGCGGGTCTGATTGGGGATGCGGACGCTGAGATTCTGCCTTCTGCTCATGCTGCGATGAGCCCTTCCATATCACCGCCGCGAGTGGTGACGACGCCGATTCAACAGATGCGACCGGGGATGCGGGTGGTCGGGCGGAATCCGCTTCGGCGGGAAACGGAAGCGACAATTGATCCGACGCCGGAGAGCTGGCGGCTGGTGTCGGTGCAGATGCGCAAAGAGGACGGCACTTACTTTGAAGCAGAACTGCTGCGTCCCTTAAGCTGGATTTATCGCCACCGCGCACAGCCGGGCGCGGTCAACATGCTGAACATGCCGGAACTGCATGTGGTGGGGGCAGCGGAAGTGATTTCGATTTCCGCCTGTCCGCCCATCGATGCGGGTGACGGACCGGTTGTGATCTCCACGTTCAAGAACACCGCGGACAATGTGCTCAATATCTATGTGGAAGGAGAAGCCGAACCGATCGGCGTAACCGCCGGTCATCCGATCTGGAGCGAAGACCGCCAGGCATTCATCCATTCAGACCAGTTGCAGCCCGGAGAACGCCTGCGTTCGGCAGTTGGCAGAACGGTCCGCATCACCTCGATCGAAATACGCGCCGGACCCGAACCGGTCTATAACCTGGAAGTCGCCGGCGAACACGTCTACAGCGTTACCGACTCCGGCCTGCTGGTGCATAATACGGTACTCTGTGGGGCTGGTTTGACTCAAGCAAACTTATCTTCAGGTTCTGCTTTACCTGCAAATCATACTCTAAACAGTACAGAAAGATTACTGAAAACATCAGAAGGCCGATTAGGGCTTCTTAATTCCAAAGGTGTTCAATACCTCGGACATGCAGGAGACCATATACCTGCCCAAGGAGCCAATAAAGCTGTAGTAGTAGCTCATAGCAGGAGTCGTCCTAATAAGGCAAATACTACAGTTTATAGGAATAGAAAACATGCTGTTCAAGATTTACGGGATGCACTAAATGGATATTCAGACGAGGTAAGTACACTCTTACCAGGTCAAGTACTTCGGTTGAATACAAAAACTTCTACAATTCGACAGGGATAA